The following proteins are co-located in the Deinococcus betulae genome:
- a CDS encoding bifunctional metallophosphatase/5'-nucleotidase codes for MRKTPLLLLTVALGLSACTTTPTTLTPDPVNVTVLGLNDFHGNLEPTGFTPVGAEKPISAGGTEAIGAELTAARKANPNTVFVGGGDLIGASPITSGLLRDEPAVYALSALGMSVSALGNHEFDQGLTELLRMQNGGCDSNDKGKACKFDPNYKGASFKWIGANVQYNASSGKTGRPFAPYVVQNVGGAKIAFVGAVTKTTPTIVSPEGVSTLTFSDEADAVNAVIPELKSQNVDAIIMLIHEGGEIVRKDDKGAEINKDVTYATVGCKVLNTGSAIVDIAKRVDPAVTAIISGHSHQGYNCLVPDPAGKDRIVIQGEQYGHLLQRLDLTLDKANHKVMTVKAQNLVVNYDARKAANELDFAQTQIVTTAKSKVAAISSVEIARLGSPQIQRGIANARNTESALGDVIADALLETGKGQGAVIGIMNPGGIRADLPDALQVKPGNAVNFGDVFAVNPFGNTTTVLTLTGAQLDELLEQQFSGGNVAPNVKLLQVSEGFTYSYSQSAAAGSKIDIASIKLNGTAISATGTYRIATNNFLAAGGDNFAAFKSATNVVQLPGVADTDVLSNYLKLKGPSLTNTVKGRIVVLP; via the coding sequence AACCTGGAACCGACCGGTTTTACACCAGTTGGAGCAGAGAAGCCTATTAGCGCGGGCGGCACGGAAGCCATCGGCGCTGAACTGACGGCGGCGCGCAAAGCCAACCCCAACACAGTGTTTGTGGGCGGCGGCGACCTGATTGGCGCCAGCCCCATTACCTCGGGTCTGCTGCGCGACGAGCCGGCGGTGTACGCCCTCAGCGCCCTGGGCATGTCGGTGAGCGCGCTGGGCAACCATGAGTTCGACCAGGGCCTGACCGAACTGCTGCGGATGCAAAACGGTGGCTGTGACAGCAATGATAAGGGCAAGGCCTGTAAGTTTGACCCCAACTACAAAGGCGCGAGCTTCAAGTGGATTGGCGCCAACGTGCAGTACAATGCGTCATCCGGCAAGACGGGCCGCCCCTTCGCCCCTTACGTGGTGCAGAACGTGGGCGGTGCCAAGATTGCGTTCGTGGGGGCTGTCACCAAGACCACGCCGACTATTGTGAGCCCCGAAGGCGTGAGCACGCTGACATTCAGCGACGAAGCCGACGCTGTAAACGCTGTCATCCCCGAGCTGAAGAGCCAGAACGTGGACGCCATCATCATGCTGATTCACGAAGGCGGCGAGATTGTTCGCAAGGATGACAAGGGTGCCGAAATCAACAAGGACGTCACCTACGCGACGGTCGGCTGTAAAGTCCTGAACACTGGCAGTGCGATTGTGGACATTGCCAAGCGCGTTGACCCAGCTGTGACGGCGATCATCAGTGGGCACAGCCACCAGGGCTACAACTGCCTGGTGCCTGACCCCGCAGGCAAAGACCGCATCGTCATTCAGGGCGAGCAGTACGGGCACCTCCTGCAGCGCCTGGACCTGACCTTGGACAAAGCCAATCACAAGGTGATGACCGTCAAGGCCCAGAACCTCGTCGTGAACTACGACGCCCGTAAGGCCGCCAACGAGCTTGACTTCGCACAGACGCAGATTGTGACCACGGCCAAGAGCAAAGTGGCTGCGATCAGCAGCGTCGAGATTGCGCGCCTTGGCTCGCCCCAGATTCAGCGCGGCATTGCCAACGCCCGTAACACCGAGTCAGCCCTGGGCGACGTGATTGCTGACGCGCTGCTGGAAACCGGTAAAGGTCAGGGCGCCGTGATCGGCATCATGAATCCTGGCGGTATCCGTGCCGACCTGCCCGACGCCCTTCAGGTCAAGCCGGGCAATGCGGTCAACTTCGGGGACGTGTTCGCTGTCAACCCGTTCGGTAATACCACTACTGTCCTGACCCTCACCGGCGCTCAGCTTGACGAGCTGCTGGAGCAGCAGTTCTCGGGTGGCAACGTGGCGCCTAATGTAAAGCTGCTGCAAGTGTCTGAAGGCTTTACCTACAGCTACAGCCAGAGCGCTGCGGCCGGCAGCAAGATCGACATTGCCAGCATCAAACTCAACGGCACCGCCATCAGCGCCACCGGCACCTACCGCATTGCCACGAATAACTTCCTGGCGGCAGGTGGCGACAACTTCGCGGCGTTCAAGAGCGCGACCAATGTCGTGCAGTTGCCCGGCGTGGCCGACACCGACGTGCTGAGCAACTACCTGAAGCTCAAAGGCCCCAGCCTGACGAACACCGTCAAGGGCCGCATCGTCGTTCTGCCCTAA